One window from the genome of Spiractinospora alimapuensis encodes:
- the ftsZ gene encoding cell division protein FtsZ, whose translation MAAPQNYLAVIKVVGIGGGGVNAVNRMIEEGLKGVEFIAINTDAQALLMSDADVKLDVGRELTRGLGAGANPDVGCKAAEDHREEIEEVLKGADMVFVTAGEGGGTGTGGAPVVANIARSLGALTIGVVTRPFGFEGKRRATQAESGIAMLRDEVDTLIVIPNDRLLSISDRQVSVLDAFKAADQVLLSGVQGITDLITTPGLINLDFADVKSVMSGAGSALMGIGSARGDDRAVAAAEMAISSPLLEASIDGAHGVLLSIQGGSDLGLFEINEAAQLVANSAAPEANIIFGAVIDDALGDEVRVTVIAAGFDDVRDGGPSPAQATAQTAPARPTQTPAAAEPPAPARQPEPRPEPTPQPEAEEEARPRASEVPPIAPVASAQPTRPAAPEPPAPTVRPAQPTPVTSETRPTATSASPSASATSVPSTPAPVREPDPEPEPAPRQVAEPVAEPEPPHEDVVDDSDPLEDLRTPSSGTSLSGIRAVSDRADTDDLGGGRGSEGRAPRRRVVFDEGDDLDVPDFLK comes from the coding sequence GTGGCAGCACCGCAAAACTACCTCGCGGTCATCAAGGTCGTCGGCATCGGCGGCGGTGGCGTCAACGCCGTCAACCGGATGATCGAGGAGGGTCTCAAGGGCGTCGAGTTCATAGCGATCAATACCGACGCCCAAGCGCTTCTGATGAGTGACGCCGACGTCAAACTTGACGTTGGGCGCGAACTCACACGCGGCTTGGGCGCGGGCGCCAACCCCGACGTGGGGTGCAAGGCGGCCGAGGACCACCGAGAGGAGATCGAGGAGGTCCTCAAGGGCGCGGACATGGTGTTCGTGACCGCCGGCGAAGGCGGCGGGACGGGCACTGGTGGCGCACCCGTGGTGGCCAACATCGCCCGTTCACTCGGGGCGCTCACCATCGGTGTCGTCACCCGGCCCTTCGGTTTCGAGGGCAAGCGGCGCGCCACCCAGGCGGAGTCCGGGATAGCGATGCTGCGCGACGAGGTCGACACGCTGATCGTGATTCCCAACGACCGGCTCCTGTCGATCTCCGACCGTCAGGTCAGCGTTCTCGACGCGTTCAAGGCCGCCGACCAGGTACTGCTCTCCGGTGTTCAGGGCATAACCGACCTGATCACCACGCCGGGGCTGATCAACCTCGACTTCGCGGACGTCAAGTCCGTGATGTCGGGCGCGGGCTCGGCCCTCATGGGGATCGGTTCGGCGCGCGGGGACGACCGCGCCGTCGCGGCGGCCGAGATGGCGATCTCCTCGCCGTTGCTGGAGGCCAGCATCGACGGAGCGCACGGAGTGCTGCTCTCGATCCAGGGTGGCTCCGACCTCGGACTGTTCGAGATCAACGAGGCGGCGCAACTGGTGGCGAACTCCGCCGCCCCCGAGGCCAATATCATCTTCGGCGCCGTCATCGACGACGCCCTCGGTGACGAGGTGCGCGTCACCGTGATAGCGGCAGGGTTCGACGACGTGCGCGACGGGGGACCGTCACCGGCGCAGGCGACGGCGCAGACCGCGCCCGCTCGTCCGACCCAGACACCCGCCGCCGCGGAACCGCCGGCTCCCGCCCGCCAGCCGGAGCCGCGACCCGAGCCCACGCCCCAGCCCGAGGCGGAGGAGGAGGCTCGGCCGCGTGCGTCCGAGGTTCCCCCGATCGCCCCGGTGGCCTCGGCGCAGCCGACGCGACCCGCGGCTCCGGAGCCGCCCGCGCCAACGGTGCGACCGGCCCAGCCGACACCGGTGACGTCGGAGACGCGTCCCACGGCGACCAGCGCGTCGCCGAGCGCCTCCGCGACCTCGGTGCCGTCGACTCCCGCTCCGGTGCGCGAGCCGGATCCGGAGCCCGAACCCGCCCCGCGGCAGGTCGCGGAGCCGGTGGCGGAGCCCGAGCCGCCGCATGAGGACGTCGTGGACGACAGCGACCCGCTGGAGGACCTGCGCACCCCGAGTTCGGGGACCTCGCTGAGTGGCATCCGCGCGGTCAGCGACCGTGCCGACACCGACGACCTCGGCGGTGGCCGGGGGAGCGAGGGGCGTGCCCCGCGGCGGCGGGTGGTCTTCGACGAGGGCGACGACCTGGATGTGCCAGACTTTCTCAAGTGA
- a CDS encoding cell division protein FtsQ/DivIB codes for MTKKSDGGNGRDASDQPTSGDAATVSARRRSNPWKLAFVLLLTVGVLAAVVWILLGSRLLVVRDIEVSGTDRIPEADVVDAVAVEQGTPLARVDTDAASERAEELRLAEEVVVRRGWPTHLRVEVTEREPVLSVRADDGYQLVDADGVRIEDADDPPSESPLVTVRGEIEGNTGVAAAAAVTGALPEDFLSEIRTIDATEERIELDLASGARVVWGSAEGNTDKARVLAALTEEHPAEPELEYDVSAPDVAVVR; via the coding sequence GTGACCAAGAAAAGCGACGGCGGGAACGGACGGGACGCCTCGGACCAGCCGACGAGCGGCGACGCCGCCACGGTGTCGGCCCGTCGAAGATCCAACCCGTGGAAGCTCGCCTTCGTGCTCCTACTGACGGTGGGCGTCCTGGCGGCCGTGGTGTGGATCCTGCTCGGATCCCGGCTGCTGGTCGTACGCGACATCGAGGTGTCGGGGACCGACCGGATCCCCGAGGCCGACGTGGTGGACGCCGTCGCGGTCGAGCAGGGGACACCGCTCGCCCGAGTCGACACCGACGCGGCCTCGGAACGCGCCGAGGAGCTACGCCTGGCGGAGGAGGTCGTCGTGCGTCGCGGCTGGCCGACCCACCTGCGCGTGGAGGTCACCGAACGCGAGCCCGTACTGAGCGTGCGGGCGGACGACGGGTACCAGCTCGTCGACGCGGACGGTGTCCGCATCGAGGACGCCGACGACCCGCCGTCGGAGAGCCCCTTGGTGACGGTGCGTGGCGAGATCGAGGGAAACACGGGTGTCGCCGCCGCCGCGGCCGTCACCGGCGCGCTCCCCGAGGACTTCCTCAGCGAGATCCGGACCATCGACGCCACCGAGGAGAGGATCGAACTCGACCTCGCCTCCGGGGCACGTGTGGTCTGGGGCAGCGCCGAGGGCAACACCGACAAGGCACGGGTTCTGGCGGCCCTCACGGAGGAGCACCCCGCCGAACCGGAGCTGGAGTATGACGTGAGCGCGCCGGATGTGGCGGTCGTTCGATAA
- the murC gene encoding UDP-N-acetylmuramate--L-alanine ligase — protein sequence MSLVERTEVPPTTELGHVHFVGIGGAGMSGIARVLLRQGVPVSGSDAREGPALPELRAAGATVHVGHTAENLGDADTLVVSSAIRDDNPELAAARERGLRVLPRAAALGGLLLSRRGVTVAGTHGKTTTSSMLTVILRELGADPGYVIGGTLTATGTGAEAGTGEVMVVEADESDGSFLLLSPAVSVITNIEADHLDNHAGLAEIRALFAQFAARTTELIVVSADDPETVALTADLHHPTADVVTFGRSASADYVVDDVRAEGFATRFTLRAPDGERVDCRVEAAGEHNALNAAAAVATAHRLGHDLEAAARAAAAFTGSGRRMEPKGGGRGVRVYDSYAHHPTEVAADLRAVRAALDSTGADTAGGERHPRVLVVFQPHLFSRTRAFAAEFAAALALADTALVLPIYPAREDPIPGVDARLITDGPDTDGRVLGHLERETVAKRVAELARPGDVVLTMGAGDVTELGPDIAAALNEA from the coding sequence ATGAGTCTGGTGGAACGCACCGAGGTGCCACCCACGACGGAACTGGGCCACGTCCACTTCGTCGGGATCGGCGGCGCGGGCATGTCCGGCATCGCCCGCGTCCTGCTGCGGCAGGGCGTCCCCGTCTCCGGTAGTGACGCCCGCGAGGGGCCGGCGCTGCCGGAACTGCGCGCGGCCGGCGCCACCGTCCACGTGGGCCACACCGCGGAGAACCTCGGCGACGCCGACACGCTCGTCGTCTCCTCGGCGATCCGCGACGACAACCCGGAACTGGCGGCGGCGCGGGAGCGGGGCCTGCGGGTCCTGCCTCGGGCGGCCGCCCTGGGCGGGCTGCTGCTGTCCCGTCGCGGTGTGACCGTCGCGGGCACGCACGGCAAGACCACCACCTCGTCCATGCTGACGGTCATCCTGCGCGAGCTCGGCGCCGACCCCGGATACGTGATCGGTGGAACGCTCACCGCGACCGGAACCGGAGCCGAGGCCGGAACGGGCGAGGTCATGGTCGTGGAGGCCGACGAGAGCGACGGGTCCTTCCTGCTGCTCTCGCCCGCGGTCTCGGTCATCACCAACATCGAGGCCGACCACCTGGACAACCACGCGGGCCTCGCGGAGATCCGGGCACTGTTCGCCCAGTTCGCCGCACGGACCACCGAGCTGATCGTGGTCTCCGCCGACGACCCCGAAACCGTCGCCCTGACCGCCGACCTCCACCACCCCACCGCCGACGTCGTCACCTTCGGACGTTCGGCGTCGGCCGACTACGTCGTCGACGACGTGCGAGCCGAGGGCTTCGCCACCCGGTTCACCCTGCGCGCGCCCGACGGCGAGCGCGTGGACTGTCGGGTGGAGGCCGCGGGAGAGCACAACGCCCTCAACGCGGCCGCCGCCGTGGCGACGGCGCACCGTCTGGGCCACGACCTGGAGGCCGCCGCGCGCGCCGCGGCCGCGTTCACCGGGTCCGGGCGTCGAATGGAACCCAAGGGTGGGGGCCGCGGTGTCCGCGTCTACGACAGCTACGCCCACCACCCCACGGAGGTCGCGGCCGACCTCCGCGCCGTGCGCGCCGCCCTGGACTCCACCGGGGCCGACACCGCCGGCGGCGAGCGGCACCCCCGCGTCCTCGTGGTCTTCCAACCACACCTGTTCAGTCGCACCCGCGCGTTCGCGGCCGAGTTCGCCGCCGCGCTCGCGCTGGCGGACACGGCACTGGTGTTGCCGATCTACCCGGCCCGTGAGGACCCCATCCCCGGTGTGGACGCGCGTCTCATCACCGACGGCCCCGATACCGACGGGCGGGTCCTGGGCCACCTGGAGCGGGAGACCGTGGCGAAACGCGTCGCGGAGCTCGCTCGCCCCGGTGACGTGGTGCTGACCATGGGAGCCGGGGATGTCACGGAACTCGGTCCCGACATCGCGGCAGCTCTGAACGAGGCGTAG
- the murG gene encoding undecaprenyldiphospho-muramoylpentapeptide beta-N-acetylglucosaminyltransferase yields MKVVLAGGGTAGHIEPALALADALRRIDPSAHVVCLGTERGLETRLVPMRGYELAEIPAVPLPRKLTPQLLTVPGRLNSAIGAAAGVLDRVGADVLVGFGGYVATPGYLAARRRKVPIVVHEANPLPGLANRLGAYLTTHVYTGHPNAEMRNSRFIGIPLREQISKLDRLSTGDKARAHFGLRPDLPTLLVFGGSQGAQTVNDVLFTSANELHHAGVQVLHVVGPKNADGPQDRTQGDVPYVVVPYVDRMDLAYAAADMALCRSGAMTCAELTAVGLPAAYVPLPIGNGEQRLNAEPVVQAGGGLLIDQAALSPQWIRDTLLPVLTDTDRVVAMSEAASRMGRSHADEELAQEVLAVAGGSRNRGQAPIDGQVDYESSRYSDDGEDRQ; encoded by the coding sequence ATGAAGGTGGTCCTTGCCGGGGGCGGAACCGCGGGTCATATTGAACCCGCACTGGCCCTGGCTGACGCGTTGCGGCGGATTGACCCGAGCGCGCACGTGGTGTGCCTGGGGACGGAGCGCGGGCTCGAGACCCGCCTGGTGCCGATGCGCGGCTACGAGCTGGCGGAGATCCCCGCCGTGCCGCTGCCCCGTAAGCTCACCCCACAGCTCCTGACCGTTCCGGGGCGCCTGAACAGCGCGATCGGTGCGGCGGCGGGAGTGCTGGACCGGGTCGGGGCCGACGTCCTCGTCGGCTTCGGCGGATACGTCGCGACCCCCGGATACCTGGCCGCGCGCCGCCGCAAGGTGCCGATCGTGGTCCACGAGGCGAACCCGCTGCCGGGCCTCGCCAACCGCCTCGGCGCCTACCTCACCACCCACGTGTACACCGGTCACCCCAACGCCGAGATGCGTAACAGCCGGTTCATCGGGATCCCGCTGCGCGAACAGATCTCCAAGCTGGACCGGCTCAGCACGGGAGACAAGGCGCGGGCCCACTTCGGTCTACGGCCCGACCTGCCGACCCTGCTGGTGTTCGGTGGGTCGCAGGGCGCGCAGACCGTCAACGACGTATTGTTCACGTCCGCAAACGAGCTGCACCACGCCGGAGTCCAGGTCCTGCACGTCGTCGGACCCAAGAACGCCGACGGTCCGCAGGACCGGACCCAGGGCGACGTCCCCTACGTCGTCGTTCCCTACGTGGACCGGATGGACCTCGCCTACGCGGCCGCGGACATGGCGCTGTGCCGTTCCGGCGCCATGACGTGTGCCGAGCTCACCGCGGTGGGACTTCCCGCGGCCTACGTGCCGCTGCCGATCGGCAACGGCGAGCAGCGGCTCAACGCCGAGCCCGTCGTGCAGGCGGGTGGCGGTCTCCTCATCGACCAGGCGGCGCTCAGCCCGCAGTGGATCCGCGACACCCTGCTCCCCGTTCTCACCGACACCGACCGAGTCGTCGCCATGTCCGAGGCGGCCTCGCGGATGGGACGCTCCCACGCCGACGAGGAGCTCGCGCAGGAGGTCCTCGCGGTGGCCGGGGGCTCCCGCAACCGGGGCCAGGCGCCCATCGACGGACAGGTGGACTACGAGTCGTCGCGCTACTCCGACGACGGGGAGGACAGGCAGTGA
- the ftsW gene encoding putative lipid II flippase FtsW codes for MTATVPTSSTKTRRVRPPSRTARLLQRLDRPLTSYYLIFGASALLMALGLVMVLSSSMIDSLTETGSSFSLFQKQLFAALVGVPLMILASHVPVRILRVVGNPAMIVCIVLLLLTVFQGETYYTGAARWLELGGVTIQPSEPTKLAFALWGATILARREELNQLDEWRQLLMPLLPGVAVLVLLVLLGSDLGTTCVLLAVFLALLWVVGAPGRLFIGMFALVGLLVAIMAVVEPYRVARMTTFLNPQDDPTDAGFQALHGLYALGTGGLFGVGIGASREKWGLLPHPESDFIFAIIGEELGLLGSLLVVGLFGLLGYAGLRVAMRAKDSFVRLAAISVTCWIVVQAFVNIGTVIGMLPVTGIPLPLISAGGSALIPTLVGLGVLLSLARAEPEARKALAARNPSLLERGLRWLGLGATSGPNTSRTRQNGAGNGQDSAKRSRRR; via the coding sequence GTGACGGCAACGGTTCCGACGTCCTCGACCAAGACGAGGCGGGTCAGGCCCCCCAGCCGGACCGCGCGGCTGCTCCAACGCCTGGATCGGCCGCTCACGTCGTACTACCTCATCTTCGGCGCGTCGGCGTTGCTCATGGCGCTCGGCCTGGTGATGGTCCTGTCGTCCTCGATGATCGACTCCCTCACCGAGACCGGGTCGTCGTTCTCACTGTTCCAGAAGCAGCTTTTCGCCGCCTTGGTCGGCGTCCCGCTGATGATCCTCGCCTCCCACGTTCCGGTGCGGATCCTGCGTGTCGTGGGTAACCCCGCGATGATCGTGTGCATCGTCCTCCTCCTGCTGACGGTGTTCCAGGGGGAGACCTACTACACCGGGGCGGCGCGCTGGCTGGAGCTGGGGGGCGTCACGATCCAGCCCTCGGAGCCGACCAAGCTCGCCTTCGCGCTCTGGGGCGCGACGATCCTCGCCCGACGGGAGGAACTCAACCAGCTCGATGAGTGGCGACAGCTCCTGATGCCCCTCCTGCCGGGGGTCGCGGTGCTCGTCCTGCTGGTCCTGCTCGGAAGCGACTTGGGAACCACCTGCGTCCTCCTCGCGGTGTTCCTGGCCCTGCTGTGGGTCGTGGGCGCCCCGGGACGCCTCTTCATCGGCATGTTCGCGCTCGTGGGCCTGCTGGTCGCGATCATGGCCGTGGTCGAGCCCTACCGCGTGGCGCGCATGACCACGTTCCTCAACCCCCAGGACGACCCCACCGACGCGGGCTTCCAGGCCCTGCACGGGCTGTACGCTCTGGGCACGGGGGGCCTGTTCGGGGTGGGGATCGGCGCCAGCCGGGAGAAGTGGGGCCTGCTGCCGCACCCCGAGAGCGACTTCATCTTCGCCATCATCGGTGAGGAACTCGGACTGCTCGGGTCCCTGCTCGTCGTTGGCCTGTTCGGCCTTCTCGGCTACGCGGGGCTCCGTGTGGCCATGCGCGCCAAGGACAGTTTCGTCCGATTGGCCGCGATCTCCGTCACGTGCTGGATCGTCGTCCAGGCCTTCGTCAACATCGGCACCGTCATCGGTATGCTGCCCGTGACCGGGATTCCACTGCCGCTGATCTCCGCCGGTGGATCGGCACTGATACCCACGTTGGTGGGGTTGGGAGTCCTGCTTTCCCTGGCCCGCGCCGAGCCGGAGGCGAGGAAGGCGCTCGCCGCCCGGAACCCGAGTCTGCTCGAGCGCGGGCTGCGCTGGTTGGGCCTCGGCGCCACATCTGGCCCAAACACCTCCCGAACCCGGCAGAATGGGGCGGGGAACGGACAGGATTCTGCGAAGAGGAGTCGGCGGCGATGA
- the murD gene encoding UDP-N-acetylmuramoyl-L-alanine--D-glutamate ligase, producing MTPDGAPPPRPSAPWSDADLTGLAVCVAGLGVSGPPAARALARRGARVCVIDGQRESDAADADPVAARVHTQAAELRGHGIEVRTGTDALPAGTELVVTSPGWRPDAPALVAANRAGIEVIGDVELAWRLKPAGQRWLAVTATNGKTTTVRMLEAILRAAGYQARAVGNVGTSIVDVALEPGAENEILAVELSSFQLHWSTGVRPEAATVLNVAADHVDWHGDLESYAADKGRIYASGTTRIVNLDDPWSRRLADRYGDPTTPTIGFTLAAPAIGELGVADGTLVDRTGATRDEPGVVLASVDDVRPAAPHNVANALAAAAMARVAGVPAAAVRAGLVAFTPEDHRIATVGTIDGVEYVNDSKATNAHAAAASLAAYDSVVWIAGGLLKGAQEADLDALVRAARERLRGVVLIGADRARLRAALERTAPDVPVVEIDRTDVNAMDAVIGAARDLATTHAASTVLLAPAAASMDMFTNYGERGDVFAAAVTRGIDTAATRD from the coding sequence ATGACGCCGGACGGCGCGCCGCCCCCCCGGCCGTCCGCTCCCTGGAGTGACGCCGACCTCACCGGGCTCGCCGTCTGCGTCGCCGGCCTCGGCGTCTCCGGCCCCCCCGCCGCCCGCGCGCTGGCCCGTCGCGGCGCCCGGGTGTGCGTCATCGACGGCCAGCGGGAGAGCGACGCCGCGGACGCCGACCCCGTCGCCGCGCGGGTCCACACGCAGGCGGCCGAGCTGCGCGGACACGGTATCGAGGTCCGCACCGGCACCGACGCCCTGCCCGCCGGCACCGAGTTGGTCGTCACCTCACCCGGGTGGCGACCGGACGCGCCGGCGCTCGTCGCCGCGAACCGGGCGGGCATCGAGGTCATCGGCGACGTCGAGCTCGCCTGGCGCCTGAAGCCCGCGGGACAGCGGTGGCTGGCGGTCACGGCGACCAACGGCAAGACCACCACCGTGCGCATGTTGGAGGCGATCCTGCGGGCCGCGGGCTACCAGGCGCGCGCCGTGGGCAACGTCGGAACCTCTATCGTCGACGTCGCCCTCGAACCCGGGGCCGAGAACGAGATCCTCGCCGTCGAGCTCTCCAGCTTCCAGCTCCACTGGTCGACCGGTGTCCGCCCGGAGGCGGCCACCGTCCTCAACGTCGCCGCCGACCACGTCGACTGGCACGGCGACCTGGAGTCCTACGCCGCGGACAAGGGCCGGATCTACGCCTCGGGCACGACGCGCATCGTGAACCTGGACGACCCCTGGTCCCGTCGGCTCGCCGACCGCTACGGGGACCCCACCACGCCCACGATCGGGTTCACCCTCGCCGCGCCGGCGATCGGGGAGCTGGGCGTCGCCGACGGGACGTTGGTGGACCGCACCGGCGCGACCCGGGACGAACCCGGCGTGGTGCTCGCCAGCGTGGACGACGTCCGACCGGCCGCGCCGCACAACGTGGCCAACGCGCTCGCCGCCGCCGCGATGGCACGCGTGGCCGGTGTCCCGGCCGCCGCCGTCCGTGCCGGCCTCGTCGCGTTCACGCCCGAGGATCACCGCATCGCCACGGTCGGCACCATTGACGGGGTGGAGTACGTCAACGACTCCAAGGCCACCAACGCCCATGCCGCGGCCGCGTCCCTCGCCGCCTACGACTCGGTGGTCTGGATCGCGGGCGGTCTGTTGAAGGGTGCGCAGGAGGCCGACCTGGACGCGCTGGTGCGTGCCGCGCGGGAGAGACTGCGCGGTGTCGTCCTGATCGGCGCCGACCGGGCGCGGCTGCGTGCCGCCCTGGAGCGGACGGCTCCCGACGTCCCCGTCGTGGAGATCGACCGTACGGACGTCAACGCGATGGACGCGGTGATCGGGGCGGCGCGTGACCTGGCCACCACCCATGCCGCGAGCACCGTGCTGTTGGCGCCCGCCGCGGCCTCCATGGACATGTTCACCAACTACGGGGAGCGGGGCGACGTCTTCGCCGCCGCGGTCACCCGGGGGATCGACACAGCCGCCACCCGCGACTGA
- the mraY gene encoding phospho-N-acetylmuramoyl-pentapeptide-transferase, with amino-acid sequence MTGILVAAGVSLLISLFGTPLLIRILRRRGYGQHIREEGPEAHHDKRGTPTMGGITIIIGAVVGYLAAHAVSLTVPTVSGLLVMGLFVGLGFVGFLDDFIKIFMQRSLGLRSSAKMLGQIVVGVAFAIGATQFPNHHDYTPGSTHLSFLRDFGPPLMVGVFVIWALLLIVGTSNAVNLTDGLDGLAAGATVLSLVAYVIIGNWQLRQSCVEVLSPNCYTVRDPLDLAVVAAAGLGGCIGFLWYNAPPAKIFMGDTGSLALGGLLVGLAITTRTQLLLVILGGLFVLITLSVMVQVGTFRLTGKRILRMAPLQHHFELKGWAETTIVIRFWIIQGLFVGVGVGLFYLEWMPR; translated from the coding sequence GTGACAGGAATTCTTGTCGCCGCGGGGGTCTCACTCCTGATCTCACTGTTCGGCACACCGCTGCTGATCCGCATTCTCCGCCGGCGTGGCTACGGACAGCACATCCGTGAGGAGGGCCCCGAGGCCCACCACGACAAGCGCGGCACGCCCACCATGGGCGGCATCACCATCATCATCGGCGCCGTCGTGGGCTACCTGGCCGCGCACGCCGTCTCCCTCACCGTGCCCACCGTGAGTGGGCTGCTGGTGATGGGGCTGTTCGTCGGCCTCGGTTTCGTCGGCTTCCTCGACGACTTCATCAAGATCTTCATGCAGCGCAGCCTCGGCCTGCGCAGCAGCGCCAAGATGCTCGGACAGATCGTCGTCGGTGTCGCGTTCGCGATCGGGGCGACGCAGTTCCCCAACCACCACGATTACACCCCGGGATCGACCCACCTGTCGTTCCTGCGCGACTTCGGCCCGCCGCTGATGGTCGGCGTGTTCGTGATCTGGGCGCTGCTGCTGATCGTCGGCACGTCCAACGCGGTGAACCTCACCGACGGACTGGACGGGCTCGCCGCCGGCGCCACCGTCCTCTCCCTCGTCGCCTACGTCATCATCGGTAACTGGCAGCTACGCCAGAGCTGCGTCGAGGTGCTGAGCCCGAACTGCTACACGGTGCGCGACCCCCTGGACCTCGCGGTCGTGGCCGCCGCCGGCCTCGGCGGCTGTATCGGGTTCCTGTGGTACAACGCGCCGCCGGCCAAGATCTTCATGGGGGACACCGGCTCCCTCGCCCTGGGTGGTCTGCTCGTGGGCCTGGCCATCACCACCCGGACCCAGTTGCTGCTCGTCATCCTCGGCGGACTGTTCGTCCTCATCACCTTGTCGGTCATGGTGCAGGTCGGCACCTTCCGACTGACCGGGAAACGCATCCTGCGCATGGCGCCGCTCCAACACCACTTCGAACTCAAGGGGTGGGCGGAGACGACTATCGTCATCCGCTTCTGGATCATCCAGGGACTGTTCGTCGGTGTGGGTGTCGGCCTGTTCTACCTGGAATGGATGCCGCGATGA
- a CDS encoding UDP-N-acetylmuramoyl-tripeptide--D-alanyl-D-alanine ligase, whose amino-acid sequence MVVLPLDRIAAVTQSRLLPGDSGREETVDGPVVIDSREVVPGALFVALTGERVDGHDFVAAAARAGAAAALVSRPTDTTIPQFVVDDGDAGVLDALGRLARHTLDALPHAQVMAVTGSSGKTTTKDLLAQVVAPQGPTVAPVGSFNNEIGLPLTVLKSGPDTRFVVLEAAARGTGHIAHLCDVAPPRIGIVLNVGTAHLGEFGSREAVAKAKGELVEALPDAEHGGVAVLNADDPAVAAMSTRTTARVVRYGRTPDADVHAENVVLDAGGRPRFTLVTPEGRGDVALALAGEHQVHNALAVAAAARELGLAPGEIAAALTDARAKSRWRMEVSERADGVTVVNDAYNANPESTEAALRTLRTMVEATPGRRAVAVLGHMAELGDGHDVEHERVGRLAAELGVGVLVTVGSAAEPIAAGAATVTEWPGETRRVVDSDDAVTSLSHVLRPGDIVLVKGSRVTGLEQLAQRLTAEGGTQ is encoded by the coding sequence TTGGTCGTGCTGCCGCTCGATCGGATCGCTGCGGTCACCCAATCCCGTCTCCTTCCTGGAGACAGTGGACGGGAAGAGACCGTGGACGGCCCTGTCGTCATCGACTCACGAGAGGTGGTCCCCGGCGCGCTGTTCGTCGCGCTCACGGGGGAACGCGTGGACGGCCACGACTTCGTCGCCGCCGCCGCGCGAGCTGGCGCCGCCGCGGCGCTCGTCTCCCGGCCGACCGACACCACCATCCCGCAGTTCGTCGTCGATGACGGCGACGCCGGTGTGCTCGACGCGCTGGGCCGGCTCGCCCGCCACACGCTGGACGCCCTGCCCCACGCCCAGGTCATGGCGGTCACCGGATCCTCCGGCAAGACCACCACCAAGGACCTACTCGCCCAGGTCGTCGCCCCCCAGGGGCCGACGGTCGCCCCGGTGGGATCCTTCAACAACGAGATCGGGCTGCCCCTGACGGTGCTCAAGTCCGGCCCCGACACCCGCTTCGTCGTCCTCGAGGCCGCGGCCAGAGGGACCGGGCACATCGCGCACCTGTGCGACGTCGCGCCGCCCCGGATCGGCATCGTCCTCAACGTCGGCACCGCCCACCTTGGAGAGTTCGGCAGCCGGGAGGCGGTCGCCAAGGCCAAGGGCGAACTCGTGGAGGCGCTCCCCGACGCCGAACACGGTGGGGTCGCGGTACTGAACGCCGACGATCCCGCGGTCGCGGCCATGTCCACCCGCACCACCGCGCGTGTGGTCCGGTACGGGCGGACGCCCGACGCCGACGTCCACGCCGAGAACGTCGTCCTGGACGCGGGCGGACGTCCCCGGTTCACCCTGGTCACCCCCGAGGGGCGCGGCGACGTCGCCCTCGCCCTCGCCGGTGAGCACCAGGTCCACAACGCGCTAGCCGTCGCGGCGGCGGCGCGGGAACTCGGACTGGCGCCCGGCGAGATCGCCGCCGCGCTCACCGACGCCCGGGCGAAGAGCCGCTGGCGCATGGAGGTGTCGGAGCGCGCCGACGGTGTCACCGTCGTGAACGACGCCTACAACGCCAACCCCGAGTCGACCGAGGCCGCGCTGCGCACCCTGCGCACGATGGTCGAGGCGACACCGGGACGCCGCGCGGTCGCCGTCCTGGGCCACATGGCCGAACTCGGCGACGGCCACGACGTCGAGCACGAACGCGTAGGGAGACTCGCCGCCGAACTCGGTGTCGGCGTGCTGGTGACGGTCGGCTCGGCCGCGGAACCGATTGCCGCGGGAGCCGCCACTGTGACGGAATGGCCCGGAGAGACACGTCGGGTGGTCGACAGCGACGACGCGGTGACCTCCCTGTCGCACGTGCTCCGACCGGGCGACATCGTGTTGGTGAAAGGATCGCGGGTGACCGGGCTGGAGCAGTTGGCGCAACGGCTGACGGCCGAGGGAGGCACGCAGTGA